In Anguilla rostrata isolate EN2019 chromosome 1, ASM1855537v3, whole genome shotgun sequence, a genomic segment contains:
- the vrk1 gene encoding serine/threonine-protein kinase VRK1 — protein sequence MPPKKKARAPPKRKLAEEFPVGEVLTDTAKKRWKLGPPIGQGGFGLLYLAKEDSPGTVETTAPYVIKVEPSDNGPLFSELKFYMRAAKPDLIQSWIKSNKLKYLGVPKYWGSGLHEKAGKRYRFMVMDRFGTDLQKMFEQSNKKFPRKLVLQLGLRLIDILEYIHEHEYVHADIKASNLLLSYKNPNEVYLVDYGLAYRYSPEGAVKEYKEDPKRCHDGTIEFTSIDAHKGVSPSRRADLEILGYCMIQWLCGRLPWEDKLQDPVYVRDSKIRCRGNISEFMLKCFPSENKPEEMVKFMEEVNSLEYTEKPAYQKLRRILEAGLKSFGATDDDKLDFSIQVNGAGPSSAKKAAKRKLGEANGEPDETDGTPAKRKPAREKKVGKKVQKKASPQKGRVEMGTQTSPGLKLKRGRGRPKKNA from the exons ATGCCACCTAAAAAGAAGGCAAGGGCTCCCCCCAAGAGGAAACTGGCAGAAGAGTTTCCGGTTGGAGAAGTGCTGACTGACACCGCAAAGAAACGCTGGAAATTAGGCCCACCTATTGGGCAAGGGGGCTTTGGTTTGTTATACTTGG CAAAGGAAGATTCGCCTGGAACAGTAGAAACCACTGCTCCATATGTCATCAAAGTG gAGCCAAGTGACAATGGTCCTCTCTTCTCTGAGCTGAAGTTTTATATGAGGGCTGCCAAACCAGATTTAA TTCAGAGTTGGATCAAGTCCAATAAGTTGAAGTACTTGGGAGTGCCGAAGTACTGGGGCTCAGGACTCCATGAGAAAGCAGGAAAGAG GTATAGATTCATGGTCATGGACCGCTTCGGAACAGATCTGCAGAAGATGTTTGAGCAAAGCAACAAGAAATTTCCCCGAAAACTAGTTCTTCAGCTTGGCCTGAGGCTG atTGATATTCTGGAGTACATCCATGAGCATGAGTATGTGCACGCGGACATCAAAGCCTCTAACCTTCTTCTTTCCTACAAGAACCCTAACGAG GTTTATTTAGTAGATTATGGGCTGGCCTATAGGTACTCACCGGAGGGCGCAGTGAAGGAATACAAAGAAGACCCGAAGAGGTGTCACGACGGCACCATCGAGTTCACCAGTATCGATGCTCACAAAGGAGTGT CTCCATCCAGGAGGGCAGACCTTGAGATCCTGGGGTACTGCATGATCCAGTGGCTCTGTGGGCGTCTGCCCTGGGAGGACAAGCTGCAAGACCCTGTCTACGTCCGAGATTCAAAAATCAG ATGCAGAGGCAACATCTCAGAATTCATGTTAAAGTGTTTCCCGTCGGAAAATAAACCAG AAGAAATGGTGAAGTTCATGGAGGAGGTGAATTCGCTGGAGTACACGGAAAAGCCAGCGTATCAGAAGCTGCGCCGCATCCTGGAGGCGGGGCTCAAGTCTTTCGGCGCCACTGATGATGACAAGCTGGACTTCTCCATACAGGTCAATGGAGCTGGCCCATCCTCGGCAAAG AAGGCTGCTAAAAGGAAGTTAGGGGAGGCCAATGGGGAACCAGATGAAACTGACGGCACTCctgcaaaaagaaaaccagcccGCGAGAAGAAAG TGGGAAAGAAGGTCCAGAAGAAGGCTTCTCCTCAGAAGGGTCGTGTGGAAATGGGGACTCAGACCTCTCCAGGTTTGAAACTGAAAAGGGGTAGAGGCAGGCCAAAGAAGAACGCCTGA